In a single window of the Rhodoligotrophos appendicifer genome:
- a CDS encoding thiolase C-terminal domain-containing protein, with translation MSTLTDKIAIAGVGATAQGKLPGRTALDLGIEAFTLALNDAGLAKHDIDGLLTMPGTTSPEGSLHYLRLGEALGVNPRYTGSLTMGGGTAGALVQMAALAIHAGLATTIACVFGDTAKTGGVKFDRASGGEVPWSHWGMMGAAANSAIAADRHMHAYGTTSRQLAEVAVACRHHASLNPDAVMREPITIEDHQASRWIVRPLRLLDCCLISDGGVCIIVTSTERARDLRQPPAVIAGCGQAYTAQTLEAERWWYVPHQRTALEAAFRMAGVTPADIDVAQLYDNFTISVILWLEHAGFCEEGEGGAFVEGGRIRLGGALPVNTAGGNLSESYMEGWLHVVEGVRQIRGAGGARQVDGARHCLVTGRGMALNCANAMILRRE, from the coding sequence ATGAGCACTCTCACCGATAAGATCGCCATTGCCGGCGTGGGCGCCACGGCTCAGGGCAAGCTCCCCGGCCGCACGGCCCTGGACCTCGGCATCGAGGCCTTCACCCTCGCTCTCAACGATGCGGGCCTGGCCAAGCACGACATCGACGGCCTGCTCACCATGCCCGGCACCACCTCGCCTGAGGGCAGCCTCCATTATTTGCGCCTGGGCGAGGCCTTGGGTGTGAACCCGCGCTATACCGGCAGCCTCACCATGGGCGGCGGCACCGCCGGCGCTTTGGTCCAGATGGCAGCCCTTGCCATTCATGCCGGGCTCGCCACCACAATCGCCTGCGTCTTCGGCGACACCGCCAAGACCGGCGGCGTCAAATTCGACCGCGCCAGCGGCGGCGAGGTCCCCTGGTCCCATTGGGGCATGATGGGGGCTGCCGCCAACAGCGCGATCGCTGCCGACCGCCACATGCACGCCTATGGCACCACCAGCCGCCAGCTCGCCGAGGTGGCGGTCGCCTGCCGCCATCACGCCTCCCTCAATCCCGACGCCGTCATGCGCGAGCCCATTACCATCGAGGACCATCAAGCCTCCCGCTGGATCGTCCGGCCCTTGCGCCTGCTCGACTGCTGCCTCATCTCCGATGGCGGCGTCTGCATCATCGTCACCTCGACCGAGCGCGCCCGCGACCTGCGCCAGCCCCCGGCCGTGATCGCCGGCTGCGGCCAGGCCTATACCGCCCAGACCCTGGAGGCCGAGCGCTGGTGGTATGTCCCGCATCAGCGCACGGCCCTGGAGGCCGCCTTCCGCATGGCCGGCGTCACGCCCGCCGACATCGACGTGGCCCAGCTCTACGACAATTTCACCATTTCCGTGATCCTCTGGCTCGAGCATGCGGGCTTCTGCGAGGAGGGCGAGGGCGGGGCCTTCGTCGAGGGCGGCCGCATCCGGCTCGGCGGCGCCCTTCCCGTCAATACCGCCGGCGGCAATCTGTCGGAGAGCTACATGGAAGGCTGGCTGCACGTCGTCGAAGGCGTGCGCCAGATCCGCGGCGCCGGAGGGGCGCGCCAGGTTGACGGGGCCCGCCACTGCCTGGTGACCGGCCGCGGCATGGCCCTCAACTGCGCCAATG
- a CDS encoding enoyl-CoA hydratase/isomerase family protein has product MTIDIAHEGRITLITINRPEARNALDPASAAALHDALAAFEADADSRVAIVTGAGDRSFCAGADLRGVLDPDITLAQRAVGGSDASLVRDPGLTKPVIAAVNGYSLGGGFELALICDIRIASTTASFGLTEVAVGSMPGSGGTQRLPRLIGPGIAAHLALTGERIDAAEAFRIGLVTRVTEPDALMAEARAIAARIEANAPLSVRAVKQALRQGQDMPLSQGLIYERNLFNLLRESEDRIEGRRAFAEKRQPVFKGR; this is encoded by the coding sequence ATGACCATCGACATCGCCCATGAGGGGCGCATCACCCTCATCACCATCAACCGCCCCGAGGCCCGCAACGCTCTCGATCCCGCCAGTGCTGCCGCCCTCCATGACGCGCTCGCAGCCTTCGAGGCCGATGCCGACAGCCGCGTCGCCATTGTCACCGGGGCCGGCGACCGGTCCTTCTGCGCCGGCGCCGACCTTCGCGGCGTTCTCGACCCCGACATCACCCTTGCCCAGCGCGCCGTGGGGGGATCGGATGCAAGCCTCGTCCGCGACCCCGGCCTCACCAAGCCGGTGATCGCCGCCGTCAACGGCTATTCCCTGGGCGGCGGCTTCGAGCTCGCTCTCATCTGCGACATCCGCATCGCCTCCACCACGGCGAGCTTCGGCCTCACCGAGGTCGCGGTCGGCAGCATGCCCGGCAGCGGCGGCACCCAGCGCCTGCCGCGCCTTATCGGCCCCGGCATCGCCGCCCATCTCGCCCTCACCGGCGAGCGCATCGATGCCGCCGAAGCCTTTCGCATCGGCCTCGTCACGCGGGTGACCGAGCCCGACGCCCTCATGGCCGAGGCCCGCGCCATTGCCGCCCGCATCGAGGCCAATGCCCCCCTCTCCGTCCGTGCGGTGAAACAAGCTTTGCGCCAGGGCCAGGACATGCCCCTGTCCCAGGGCCTGATCTATGAGCGCAACCTCTTCAACCTGCTGCGCGAAAGCGAGGACCGCATCGAGGGGCGCCGCGCCTTCGCCGAAAAGCGCCAACCCGTCTTCAAAGGCCGCTGA